In Archocentrus centrarchus isolate MPI-CPG fArcCen1 chromosome 24, fArcCen1, whole genome shotgun sequence, one DNA window encodes the following:
- the fam110c gene encoding protein FAM110C, which produces MPVEPTMETTSNATKILGKGPEYLRKQMDLESETKGRKSAVERLAASKPNYVKSQQVVNSTQDPVISLGSTSVSSTGSSNQSSKHGGNLRTESDSAENMVTVQISSVGQVRQSSSKNRPDSLLLHRQKCELLRGSANDRKHYITRKMLLNSVNKNAPLHEATYKECDSKGNVEKISTPEEAAKERSSRVVISEPQCNGVTEEWSIKSSGSGTKNKAVVAKASNCLLTVPEVERRSGKGVSRSHSDISSRYSKNFADFDGFFKYCGLDDEVIESMGKENFSPHSDEIVINIRSVSVSTSDDGFSKNSSDSDGLMEEELHQKIVQKTSVIERNARIIKWLYSCKNASDTGKKLRDLH; this is translated from the coding sequence ATGCCTGTCGAACCCACAATGGAGACAACTAGCAATGCCACAAAAATCCTAGGGAAGGGTCCTGAATACCTTCGCAAACAGATGGATTTGGAGAGTGAGACAAAAGGACGCAAGAGTGCTGTGGAGAGGCTCGCTGCAAGCAAACCGAACTACGTCAAAAGCCAACAGGTGGTTAACTCAACTCAGGACCCAGTGATTAGTCTTGGATCTACCTCTGTGAGTAGCACCGGGTCTTCTAACCAAAGCTCAAAGCATGGTGGGAATCTTCGTACAGAGAGTGATTCAGCAGAGAATATGGTTACTGTGCAAATCTCTTCAGTGGGGCAGGTACGTCAATCCAGCTCCAAAAACCGACCAGACTCTCTTCTACTTCACAGACAGAAATGTGAGTTACTGAGAGGGTCAGCAAATGACAGGAAACACTATATAACCCGTAAGATGTTGCTCAACTCTGTGAATAAAAATGCCCCATTACATGAGGCCACGTATAAGGAATGTGACTCTAAGGGCAACGTGGAAAAAATATCCACACCTGAGGAAGCAGCAAAGGAACGCAGCTCACGTGTGGTTATCTCTGAGCCGCAGTGCAATGGAGTGACAGAAGAATGGAGCATCAAGAGCAGTGGCTCTGGgacaaaaaataaagctgtggttgcaaaagcATCTAATTGTCTCCTGACAGTTCCTGAGGTTGAAAGACGGTCCGGCAAAGGAGTCAGTCGTTCTCACTCCGATATCAGCTCCAGATACTCCAAAAACTTTGCTGATTTTGATGGGTTTTTCAAGTACTGCGGGCTGGATGATGAGGTCATCGAGTCTATGGGGAAAGAGAATTTCTCGCCTCACTCAGATGAAATTGTCATAAACATTCGGAGTGTCAGTGTTTCCACATCAGATGATGGCTTCTCCAAGAATAGTAGTGACAGTGATGGGCTCATGGAGGAAGAGTTGCATCAGAAGATTGTTCAAAAAACCTCAGTTATTGAGCGCAACGCACGGATTATCAAATGGCTGTACAGCTGTAAAAATGCCAGTGACACTGGAAAAAAGTTACGAGACCTTCATTAA
- the fbxo25 gene encoding F-box only protein 25 isoform X3 — translation MPFLGKDWRSPGWSWTKTECGWKRIVFFGDDLEDNNREIDLKELCNGNNENLFVGDVCELSTAKRKKDFYNNNTKSQFVFTDKWIYVQKGSTKERHGYCTLGEALNRLDFSSAIQDLRRFNYVAKLFQLIARSQLTSLSGAAQKNYFNILEKIVRKVLEDHYNPRLVKELLQDLSSTLHSLTIHVGRCVLVGNVNIWLCRLETIVKWQMELNNLQIPKQMHAGMSFSDLPLHMQNKILFKLSDACDIINLGQTTPTLHILSEHKSLWKKLCHFHFSDRLFCRNLAITKNDSVDWKLMYFTLQKHYPMKEQYGDTLHFCRHCSILFWKDCHLALLLKDFGHPCTANDPDSCLMPISPQHFIDLFKF, via the exons ATGCCTTTCTTGGGTAAGGACTGGAGGTCGCCGGGATGGAGTTGGACAAAGACGGAGTGTGGGTGGAAGAGGATCGTCTTCTTCGGAGACGATTTGGAAGACAACAACAGAGAGATCGATTTGAAAGA GCTCTGCAATGGCAACAATGAAAATCTGTTTGTTGGAGATGTGTGTGAGCTCTCCACCGCAAAGAGGAAAAAGGACTTCTACAACAATAACACCAAATCCCAGT tTGTTTTCACAGATAAATGGATCTATGTGCAGAAAGGGAGCACAAAAGAA CGACATGGATACTGCACACTTGGTGAAGCTCTCAACCGGCTCGACTTTTCCAGTGCTATTCAGGACTTGAGAAGATTTAACTATGTTGCAAAA ctttttcagctaatagccaGGTCACAGCTGACGTCTTTGAGCGGAGCTGCCCAGAAGAACTACTTCAATATCCTGGAGAAGATTGTACGAAAGG ttctaGAGGACCACTATAACCCACGCCTTGTCAAGGAGCTTCTGCAGGACCTGAGCTCCACCCTGCACAGTCTGACCATCCATGTTGGCAGGTGTGTCCTTGTGGGAAATGTCAACATCTGGTTGTGCCGTCTGGAGACGATTGTTAAATGGCAAATGGAGCTGAACAACCTACAGATCCCCAAG CAAATGCACGCTGGCATGTCATTCAGTGATTTGCCACTACACATGCAAAACAAGATCCTCTTCAAGTTATCTGATGCGTGTGACATCATTAACTTGGGACAGACCACGCCCACATTGCATATCCTAAGTGAGCACAAGTCACTGTGGAAGAAACTCTGCCACTTTCACTTTTCGGACAGACTG TTCTGCAGGAATTTGGCCATAACCAAGAATGACAGCGTGGACTGGAAGCTGATGTATTTCACCCTGCAGAAACACTACCCCATGAAGGAGCAGTATGGCGACACATTACATTTCTGCAGACACTGTAGCATCCTCTTCTGGAAG GATTGCCATCTGGCTTTGTTATTGAAG GACTTTGGCCACCCATGCACAGCCAACGATCCAGACAGCTGCCTGATGCCCATCTCTCCGCAACACTTTATCGACCTCTTCAAGTTTTGA
- the fbxo25 gene encoding F-box only protein 25 isoform X1, with translation MVRRECSGCALLKSTTMSFVFYTFRENLVWLHHNARYLKWLQPSLLTVSHPPAKMPFLGKDWRSPGWSWTKTECGWKRIVFFGDDLEDNNREIDLKELCNGNNENLFVGDVCELSTAKRKKDFYNNNTKSQFVFTDKWIYVQKGSTKERHGYCTLGEALNRLDFSSAIQDLRRFNYVAKLFQLIARSQLTSLSGAAQKNYFNILEKIVRKVLEDHYNPRLVKELLQDLSSTLHSLTIHVGRCVLVGNVNIWLCRLETIVKWQMELNNLQIPKQMHAGMSFSDLPLHMQNKILFKLSDACDIINLGQTTPTLHILSEHKSLWKKLCHFHFSDRLFCRNLAITKNDSVDWKLMYFTLQKHYPMKEQYGDTLHFCRHCSILFWKDCHLALLLKDFGHPCTANDPDSCLMPISPQHFIDLFKF, from the exons ATGGTCAGAAGGGAATGCTCGGGGTGCGCTCTCCTGAAGTCCACAACAATGTCCTTTGTCTTCTACACGTTCAGAGAAAATTTGGTGTGGCTGCACCACAACGCTAG GTATTTGAAGTGGCTGCAGCCCTCTCTGCTCACAGTCTCCCACCCACCTGCTAAGATGCCTTTCTTGGGTAAGGACTGGAGGTCGCCGGGATGGAGTTGGACAAAGACGGAGTGTGGGTGGAAGAGGATCGTCTTCTTCGGAGACGATTTGGAAGACAACAACAGAGAGATCGATTTGAAAGA GCTCTGCAATGGCAACAATGAAAATCTGTTTGTTGGAGATGTGTGTGAGCTCTCCACCGCAAAGAGGAAAAAGGACTTCTACAACAATAACACCAAATCCCAGT tTGTTTTCACAGATAAATGGATCTATGTGCAGAAAGGGAGCACAAAAGAA CGACATGGATACTGCACACTTGGTGAAGCTCTCAACCGGCTCGACTTTTCCAGTGCTATTCAGGACTTGAGAAGATTTAACTATGTTGCAAAA ctttttcagctaatagccaGGTCACAGCTGACGTCTTTGAGCGGAGCTGCCCAGAAGAACTACTTCAATATCCTGGAGAAGATTGTACGAAAGG ttctaGAGGACCACTATAACCCACGCCTTGTCAAGGAGCTTCTGCAGGACCTGAGCTCCACCCTGCACAGTCTGACCATCCATGTTGGCAGGTGTGTCCTTGTGGGAAATGTCAACATCTGGTTGTGCCGTCTGGAGACGATTGTTAAATGGCAAATGGAGCTGAACAACCTACAGATCCCCAAG CAAATGCACGCTGGCATGTCATTCAGTGATTTGCCACTACACATGCAAAACAAGATCCTCTTCAAGTTATCTGATGCGTGTGACATCATTAACTTGGGACAGACCACGCCCACATTGCATATCCTAAGTGAGCACAAGTCACTGTGGAAGAAACTCTGCCACTTTCACTTTTCGGACAGACTG TTCTGCAGGAATTTGGCCATAACCAAGAATGACAGCGTGGACTGGAAGCTGATGTATTTCACCCTGCAGAAACACTACCCCATGAAGGAGCAGTATGGCGACACATTACATTTCTGCAGACACTGTAGCATCCTCTTCTGGAAG GATTGCCATCTGGCTTTGTTATTGAAG GACTTTGGCCACCCATGCACAGCCAACGATCCAGACAGCTGCCTGATGCCCATCTCTCCGCAACACTTTATCGACCTCTTCAAGTTTTGA
- the fbxo25 gene encoding F-box only protein 25 isoform X2, with protein sequence MELDKDGVWVEEDRLLRRRFGRQQQRDRFERTCKEALLTHYTRFLCPNRLCNGNNENLFVGDVCELSTAKRKKDFYNNNTKSQFVFTDKWIYVQKGSTKERHGYCTLGEALNRLDFSSAIQDLRRFNYVAKLFQLIARSQLTSLSGAAQKNYFNILEKIVRKVLEDHYNPRLVKELLQDLSSTLHSLTIHVGRCVLVGNVNIWLCRLETIVKWQMELNNLQIPKQMHAGMSFSDLPLHMQNKILFKLSDACDIINLGQTTPTLHILSEHKSLWKKLCHFHFSDRLFCRNLAITKNDSVDWKLMYFTLQKHYPMKEQYGDTLHFCRHCSILFWKDCHLALLLKDFGHPCTANDPDSCLMPISPQHFIDLFKF encoded by the exons ATGGAGTTGGACAAAGACGGAGTGTGGGTGGAAGAGGATCGTCTTCTTCGGAGACGATTTGGAAGACAACAACAGAGAGATCGATTTGAAAGA acttGCAAGGAAGCGTTATTAACGCATTACACACGTTTCCTCTGTCCAAACAGGCTCTGCAATGGCAACAATGAAAATCTGTTTGTTGGAGATGTGTGTGAGCTCTCCACCGCAAAGAGGAAAAAGGACTTCTACAACAATAACACCAAATCCCAGT tTGTTTTCACAGATAAATGGATCTATGTGCAGAAAGGGAGCACAAAAGAA CGACATGGATACTGCACACTTGGTGAAGCTCTCAACCGGCTCGACTTTTCCAGTGCTATTCAGGACTTGAGAAGATTTAACTATGTTGCAAAA ctttttcagctaatagccaGGTCACAGCTGACGTCTTTGAGCGGAGCTGCCCAGAAGAACTACTTCAATATCCTGGAGAAGATTGTACGAAAGG ttctaGAGGACCACTATAACCCACGCCTTGTCAAGGAGCTTCTGCAGGACCTGAGCTCCACCCTGCACAGTCTGACCATCCATGTTGGCAGGTGTGTCCTTGTGGGAAATGTCAACATCTGGTTGTGCCGTCTGGAGACGATTGTTAAATGGCAAATGGAGCTGAACAACCTACAGATCCCCAAG CAAATGCACGCTGGCATGTCATTCAGTGATTTGCCACTACACATGCAAAACAAGATCCTCTTCAAGTTATCTGATGCGTGTGACATCATTAACTTGGGACAGACCACGCCCACATTGCATATCCTAAGTGAGCACAAGTCACTGTGGAAGAAACTCTGCCACTTTCACTTTTCGGACAGACTG TTCTGCAGGAATTTGGCCATAACCAAGAATGACAGCGTGGACTGGAAGCTGATGTATTTCACCCTGCAGAAACACTACCCCATGAAGGAGCAGTATGGCGACACATTACATTTCTGCAGACACTGTAGCATCCTCTTCTGGAAG GATTGCCATCTGGCTTTGTTATTGAAG GACTTTGGCCACCCATGCACAGCCAACGATCCAGACAGCTGCCTGATGCCCATCTCTCCGCAACACTTTATCGACCTCTTCAAGTTTTGA